In a genomic window of Bemisia tabaci chromosome 1, PGI_BMITA_v3:
- the LOC109031973 gene encoding uncharacterized protein isoform X1, protein MALKHLLTSLTALLFLKYCIAASMVKPLISKNVSESVNDKLTRFDEFDWELCKLVYNATRENVLISPISLKLLLAILYEGAGGATAKEIEGVLQVSPQEKGELRKRFSHILGELHEESPDYTLHFGTSTFIDKSIKPHSEFSGKLKQIYNSSIIKVPFKQPDNVVAEVNSWAKLVTHGYIEKFLSKDDISEDEVLMMANILFFKGLWQKPFDPRRTEPRVFHINSTSGIKTPFMNMFDEFYHLNATDIDAQILKLPYLGEEFSMYILLPNQKSGLNELMKKLHLGLLRNHFARLTETKVFVSLPKFSFDSHTFLKPFLQQLGIKDMFSEKADLSKIAADPHHQLAVTNILQRTGIEIEETGSTAYVITEAHLANKFGDSYHEFIADHPFVFSIEHDKGKIPVFSGKLANPTNKFSEVEAITTSPLPAPASTEAPNDNASTTVKMSAAPVAASSSAGGNGSGPANGPVNGPASAHANGPANAHANRPASGQSNASTTTEDASNVLIPAPQSQGASIAAPGSSYAAVAGGKPTASSVAPMEFLRDSSFDTNLLQAIFLAKSKENILVSPASLKMTLALLLEGAKGETAAELQDVMRLPRDVARWQEQLGNFHGGLKRDTKNVTVQSANGIFVSEGSKISHRYQSVASSNYGSNVVSVNFKDPKYVSTIVNNWVNANTRGLVDKLISSDDIDADSKMLLVNTLYFKGKWDLGFSSKTTSYRCFNTFEGKCIQTPMMETSSFFNYTQIPSLNTQVIELPYNDERYSMIIMLPHDTVSFNKLVKELPGEQLESILSTMHMKKVFVFMPRFSCEHTSHLVPILQALGLREVFSQSADLTGIFSSGEHLSVDKIVQKSKIELDEHGAVAASATGTFVIPLSSSVATFDADHPFIFFLRDRESGAILFEGILSNPQEFSESVRPSESHIQPQAANKIPPPASSVSAASNPNLAQSTDNQGTLQSLSTFMNSTQFGFYNLNQNQGANNLSGSKEKPTVAPKIPEITGNKPSSNNHVQSTKRPVVQYPESEYYQKPIPSDQDAILFSANQTNQNTNTRVQNQNTRYRQQG, encoded by the exons ctgCATTACTTTTTCTGAAATACTGCATTGCTGCATCCATGGTGAAACCTCTCATTAGCAAAAATGTGTCTGAATCTGTCAATGATAAACTAACTCGTTTTGATGAATTTGACTGGGAACTTTGCAAG cTTGTATACAATGCCACAAGAGAGAACGTGCTCATATCTCCCATTAGTCTCAAATTACTATTGGCAATTTTGTATGAAGGGGCAGGCGGAGCAACAGCCAAAGAAATTGAGGGAGTTTTGCAAGTATCACCCCAAGAGAAAGGAGAGCTGCGGAAAAGATTCAGCCATATTCTCGGTGAACTCCAT gaagAAAGTCCAGACTACACCCTTCACTTTGGTACCAGCACTTTCATCGATAAGTCGATCAAACCGCACAGTGAGTTCTCAGGCAAACTGAAGCAAATTTACAACTCAAGTATCATCAAAGTGCCTTTTAAACAGCCAGACAATGTGGTCGCGGAAGTGAACTCTTGGGCAAAATTAGTGACTCATGgttacattgaaaaattcttGTCCAAAG ATGACATCTCGGAAGATGAAGTTCTGATGATGGCAAATATTCTATTCTTCAAAGGTTTGTGGCAGAAACCTTTTGATCCTAGACGTACAGAGCCAAGAGTTTTCCACATCAATTCCACTTCTGGTATCAAAACACCTTTCATGAACATGTTTGATGAATTTTATCATCTCAATGCAACTGATATTGATGCTCAAATCCTCAAACTACCATACCTA GGTGAGGAATTCTCAATGTACATTTTGCTGCCAAACCAAAAATCTGGACTTAACGAATTAATGAAGAAACTTCATCTTGGACTGCTGAGAAATCATTTTGCTCGTTTGACGGAAACCAAAGTGTTTGTCTCTTTACCAAAGTTTTCCTTTGACTCACACACATTTCTGAAGCCTTTCCTTCAACAA CTTGGAATCAAAGACATGTTCAGTGAGAAAGCTGACTTATCAAAAATTGCAGCAGATCCGCATCACCAACTCGCTGTTACCAACATTCTTCAGCGAACTGGAATAGAAATCGAAGAGACAGGCAGCACTGCTTACGTTATAACAG AGGCTCACCTAGCAAACAAATTTGGCGATTCTTACCATGAATTCATTGCAGACCATCCATTCGTTTTCTCAATTGAACATGATAAGGGCAAAATTCCtgtattttctggaaaattggcTAATCCAACCAACAAGTTCTCTGAAGTTGAAGCAATAACAACTTCCCCATTACCTGCTCCTGCCTCGACTGAAGCCCCCAATGATAATGCATCCACCACCGTCAAAATGAGTGCTGCACCTGTGGCTGCAAGCTCTAGTGCTGGAGGCAACGGAAGTGGACCTGCAAATGGACCTGTAAACGGACCTGCAAGTGCGCATGCAAATGGACCTGCAAATGCGCATGCCAATAGACCTGCAAGTGGGCAGTCGAATGCCAGCACAACTACTGAAGACG CCAGCAATGTGCTAATTCCAGCGCCTCAATCACAAGGAGCTTCTATTGCTGCACCTGGATCATCTTATGCTGCAGTAGCAGGGGGAAAACCCACTGCTTCTTCTGTGGCCCCCATGGAGTTTCTGAGAGATTCATCTTTTGACACCAACCTCTTACAG GCGATTTTTCTTGCTAAAAGCAAAGAGAATATTTTGGTCTCTCCTGCCAGTTTAAAAATGACACTTGCCCTGCTCTTAGAAGGGGCTAAAGGAGAAACTGCTGCTGAGTTACAAGATGTAATGAGATTGCCTAGGGATGTTGCTCGATGGCAAGAGCAGCTCGGGAATTTCCATGGAGGCTTAAAG agggACACAAAAAATGTGACAGTTCAATCAGCAAACGGTATTTTTGTATCTGAGGGTTCAAAGATCTCCCATCGCTACCAGTCAGTTGCATCGAGTAATTATGGGTCGAATGTTGTCTCAGTGAATTTCAAAGACCCAAAATATGTCTCTACAATTGTTAATAATTGGGTGAATGCCAACACTCGAGGACTAGTTGATAAATTAATTTCTTcag ACGATATTGATGCTGATTCAAAGATGCTTCTAGTCAATACCCTTTACTTCAAAGGCAAGTGGGATCTAGGATTTTCCTCTAAAACAACTTCGTATAGATGCTTCAACACGTTCGAAGGAAAATGCATACAAACGCCGATGATGGAAACCAGTTCCTTTTTTAATTACACACAAATACCCTCTCTGAACACTCAAGTCATAGAGTTACCATACAAT GATGAGCGATACTCTATGATAATCATGCTACCGCATGACACAGTTTCTTTCAATAAACTAGTTAAAGAGCTACCCGGTGAACAACTAGAGTCAATTTTATCAACCATGCACATGAAAAAGGTCTTCGTTTTCATGCCTCGTTTCAGCTGTGAGCACACTTCTCATCTTGTGCCTATTTTGCAAGCG CTTGGTCTAAGAGAAGTTTTCTCACAAAGTGCTGATTTAACAGGCATCTTTTCAAGTGGTGAGCACCTGAGTGTTgataaaattgtgcaaaaatcaaaaatagaaCTGGACGAACACGGAGCAGTTGCGGCATCAGCAACAG gaacttttgtGATTCCACTCAGCAGCTCGGTAGCCACTTTCGATGCGGACCATCCTTTCATCTTCTTCCTCAGGGATCGAGAGAGTGGCGCCATTTTATTTGAAGGTATTCTCTCAAACCCGCAGGAATTTTCAGAAAGTGTCCGCCCTAGCGAGTCGCACATCCAACCTCAGGCTGCCAACAAAATCCCTCCTCCAGCCTCCTCTGTCTCTGCTGCTTCAAATCCAAACCTGGCACAGTCAACAGATAATCAAGGAACTCTACAATCTTTATCAACATTTATGAATAGCACGCAGTTTGGGTTCTATAATTTGAACCAAAATCAAGGTGCGAATAATCTAAGTGGGAGCAAAGAGAAGCCAACTGTCGCGCCAAAAATTCCCGAAATAACTGGTAACAAACCTAGTTCAAATAATCATGTCCAGAGCACAAAAAGACCTGTAGTGCAATATCCTGAGTCTGAGTATTACCAAAAACCAATACCTAGTGACCAAGATGCTATTTTATTCTCTGCAaatcaaacaaatcaaaatacAAATACAAGAGTTCAAAATCAAAACACAAGGTACAGGCAGCAAGGTTGA
- the LOC109031973 gene encoding uncharacterized protein isoform X2: MVKPLISKNVSESVNDKLTRFDEFDWELCKLVYNATRENVLISPISLKLLLAILYEGAGGATAKEIEGVLQVSPQEKGELRKRFSHILGELHEESPDYTLHFGTSTFIDKSIKPHSEFSGKLKQIYNSSIIKVPFKQPDNVVAEVNSWAKLVTHGYIEKFLSKDDISEDEVLMMANILFFKGLWQKPFDPRRTEPRVFHINSTSGIKTPFMNMFDEFYHLNATDIDAQILKLPYLGEEFSMYILLPNQKSGLNELMKKLHLGLLRNHFARLTETKVFVSLPKFSFDSHTFLKPFLQQLGIKDMFSEKADLSKIAADPHHQLAVTNILQRTGIEIEETGSTAYVITEAHLANKFGDSYHEFIADHPFVFSIEHDKGKIPVFSGKLANPTNKFSEVEAITTSPLPAPASTEAPNDNASTTVKMSAAPVAASSSAGGNGSGPANGPVNGPASAHANGPANAHANRPASGQSNASTTTEDASNVLIPAPQSQGASIAAPGSSYAAVAGGKPTASSVAPMEFLRDSSFDTNLLQAIFLAKSKENILVSPASLKMTLALLLEGAKGETAAELQDVMRLPRDVARWQEQLGNFHGGLKRDTKNVTVQSANGIFVSEGSKISHRYQSVASSNYGSNVVSVNFKDPKYVSTIVNNWVNANTRGLVDKLISSDDIDADSKMLLVNTLYFKGKWDLGFSSKTTSYRCFNTFEGKCIQTPMMETSSFFNYTQIPSLNTQVIELPYNDERYSMIIMLPHDTVSFNKLVKELPGEQLESILSTMHMKKVFVFMPRFSCEHTSHLVPILQALGLREVFSQSADLTGIFSSGEHLSVDKIVQKSKIELDEHGAVAASATGTFVIPLSSSVATFDADHPFIFFLRDRESGAILFEGILSNPQEFSESVRPSESHIQPQAANKIPPPASSVSAASNPNLAQSTDNQGTLQSLSTFMNSTQFGFYNLNQNQGANNLSGSKEKPTVAPKIPEITGNKPSSNNHVQSTKRPVVQYPESEYYQKPIPSDQDAILFSANQTNQNTNTRVQNQNTRYRQQG, encoded by the exons ATGGTGAAACCTCTCATTAGCAAAAATGTGTCTGAATCTGTCAATGATAAACTAACTCGTTTTGATGAATTTGACTGGGAACTTTGCAAG cTTGTATACAATGCCACAAGAGAGAACGTGCTCATATCTCCCATTAGTCTCAAATTACTATTGGCAATTTTGTATGAAGGGGCAGGCGGAGCAACAGCCAAAGAAATTGAGGGAGTTTTGCAAGTATCACCCCAAGAGAAAGGAGAGCTGCGGAAAAGATTCAGCCATATTCTCGGTGAACTCCAT gaagAAAGTCCAGACTACACCCTTCACTTTGGTACCAGCACTTTCATCGATAAGTCGATCAAACCGCACAGTGAGTTCTCAGGCAAACTGAAGCAAATTTACAACTCAAGTATCATCAAAGTGCCTTTTAAACAGCCAGACAATGTGGTCGCGGAAGTGAACTCTTGGGCAAAATTAGTGACTCATGgttacattgaaaaattcttGTCCAAAG ATGACATCTCGGAAGATGAAGTTCTGATGATGGCAAATATTCTATTCTTCAAAGGTTTGTGGCAGAAACCTTTTGATCCTAGACGTACAGAGCCAAGAGTTTTCCACATCAATTCCACTTCTGGTATCAAAACACCTTTCATGAACATGTTTGATGAATTTTATCATCTCAATGCAACTGATATTGATGCTCAAATCCTCAAACTACCATACCTA GGTGAGGAATTCTCAATGTACATTTTGCTGCCAAACCAAAAATCTGGACTTAACGAATTAATGAAGAAACTTCATCTTGGACTGCTGAGAAATCATTTTGCTCGTTTGACGGAAACCAAAGTGTTTGTCTCTTTACCAAAGTTTTCCTTTGACTCACACACATTTCTGAAGCCTTTCCTTCAACAA CTTGGAATCAAAGACATGTTCAGTGAGAAAGCTGACTTATCAAAAATTGCAGCAGATCCGCATCACCAACTCGCTGTTACCAACATTCTTCAGCGAACTGGAATAGAAATCGAAGAGACAGGCAGCACTGCTTACGTTATAACAG AGGCTCACCTAGCAAACAAATTTGGCGATTCTTACCATGAATTCATTGCAGACCATCCATTCGTTTTCTCAATTGAACATGATAAGGGCAAAATTCCtgtattttctggaaaattggcTAATCCAACCAACAAGTTCTCTGAAGTTGAAGCAATAACAACTTCCCCATTACCTGCTCCTGCCTCGACTGAAGCCCCCAATGATAATGCATCCACCACCGTCAAAATGAGTGCTGCACCTGTGGCTGCAAGCTCTAGTGCTGGAGGCAACGGAAGTGGACCTGCAAATGGACCTGTAAACGGACCTGCAAGTGCGCATGCAAATGGACCTGCAAATGCGCATGCCAATAGACCTGCAAGTGGGCAGTCGAATGCCAGCACAACTACTGAAGACG CCAGCAATGTGCTAATTCCAGCGCCTCAATCACAAGGAGCTTCTATTGCTGCACCTGGATCATCTTATGCTGCAGTAGCAGGGGGAAAACCCACTGCTTCTTCTGTGGCCCCCATGGAGTTTCTGAGAGATTCATCTTTTGACACCAACCTCTTACAG GCGATTTTTCTTGCTAAAAGCAAAGAGAATATTTTGGTCTCTCCTGCCAGTTTAAAAATGACACTTGCCCTGCTCTTAGAAGGGGCTAAAGGAGAAACTGCTGCTGAGTTACAAGATGTAATGAGATTGCCTAGGGATGTTGCTCGATGGCAAGAGCAGCTCGGGAATTTCCATGGAGGCTTAAAG agggACACAAAAAATGTGACAGTTCAATCAGCAAACGGTATTTTTGTATCTGAGGGTTCAAAGATCTCCCATCGCTACCAGTCAGTTGCATCGAGTAATTATGGGTCGAATGTTGTCTCAGTGAATTTCAAAGACCCAAAATATGTCTCTACAATTGTTAATAATTGGGTGAATGCCAACACTCGAGGACTAGTTGATAAATTAATTTCTTcag ACGATATTGATGCTGATTCAAAGATGCTTCTAGTCAATACCCTTTACTTCAAAGGCAAGTGGGATCTAGGATTTTCCTCTAAAACAACTTCGTATAGATGCTTCAACACGTTCGAAGGAAAATGCATACAAACGCCGATGATGGAAACCAGTTCCTTTTTTAATTACACACAAATACCCTCTCTGAACACTCAAGTCATAGAGTTACCATACAAT GATGAGCGATACTCTATGATAATCATGCTACCGCATGACACAGTTTCTTTCAATAAACTAGTTAAAGAGCTACCCGGTGAACAACTAGAGTCAATTTTATCAACCATGCACATGAAAAAGGTCTTCGTTTTCATGCCTCGTTTCAGCTGTGAGCACACTTCTCATCTTGTGCCTATTTTGCAAGCG CTTGGTCTAAGAGAAGTTTTCTCACAAAGTGCTGATTTAACAGGCATCTTTTCAAGTGGTGAGCACCTGAGTGTTgataaaattgtgcaaaaatcaaaaatagaaCTGGACGAACACGGAGCAGTTGCGGCATCAGCAACAG gaacttttgtGATTCCACTCAGCAGCTCGGTAGCCACTTTCGATGCGGACCATCCTTTCATCTTCTTCCTCAGGGATCGAGAGAGTGGCGCCATTTTATTTGAAGGTATTCTCTCAAACCCGCAGGAATTTTCAGAAAGTGTCCGCCCTAGCGAGTCGCACATCCAACCTCAGGCTGCCAACAAAATCCCTCCTCCAGCCTCCTCTGTCTCTGCTGCTTCAAATCCAAACCTGGCACAGTCAACAGATAATCAAGGAACTCTACAATCTTTATCAACATTTATGAATAGCACGCAGTTTGGGTTCTATAATTTGAACCAAAATCAAGGTGCGAATAATCTAAGTGGGAGCAAAGAGAAGCCAACTGTCGCGCCAAAAATTCCCGAAATAACTGGTAACAAACCTAGTTCAAATAATCATGTCCAGAGCACAAAAAGACCTGTAGTGCAATATCCTGAGTCTGAGTATTACCAAAAACCAATACCTAGTGACCAAGATGCTATTTTATTCTCTGCAaatcaaacaaatcaaaatacAAATACAAGAGTTCAAAATCAAAACACAAGGTACAGGCAGCAAGGTTGA